One part of the Parabacteroides distasonis ATCC 8503 genome encodes these proteins:
- a CDS encoding radical SAM protein — MSTILFDKIVFGPIHSRRLGVSLGMNLLPTDGKLCSFNCIYCECGLNENHRTHSKLPTRTEVREALEQKLSSMKAEGIAPDVITFAGNGEPTIHPEFGGIIDDTIATRDRFFPDAKIAVLSNSTMLQKEEVFQALNKIEDNILKLDSVLDSRIRQIDVPNSPAFNFESLLKQLCRFNGNLIIQTMFLKGEVNGKSVNNMTEEEIAGWISALKQIRPKQVMIYTIDRETPVKALKKATKEELDAIAERARKEGFDVTVSY, encoded by the coding sequence ATGTCTACAATTCTTTTTGATAAAATAGTATTTGGCCCGATACATAGTCGGCGTCTAGGTGTCTCTTTAGGGATGAATTTACTTCCTACAGACGGGAAATTATGCTCTTTTAATTGCATTTATTGCGAATGTGGATTGAATGAGAATCATAGGACCCATAGTAAACTGCCTACTCGTACGGAAGTGAGGGAAGCCTTAGAGCAAAAACTAAGTTCCATGAAAGCGGAAGGGATCGCTCCGGATGTAATTACATTCGCCGGAAACGGAGAGCCTACGATACACCCGGAATTCGGTGGAATCATTGATGATACGATCGCTACCCGGGATCGATTTTTCCCTGATGCTAAAATCGCCGTGCTTTCTAATTCTACGATGCTCCAGAAAGAGGAGGTCTTTCAAGCCTTGAATAAAATAGAGGATAACATATTGAAACTGGATTCTGTATTAGACAGTCGGATTCGGCAGATAGACGTACCTAATTCTCCGGCGTTTAATTTCGAGTCTTTATTAAAGCAATTATGTCGTTTTAACGGAAACTTGATTATACAGACCATGTTCTTGAAGGGGGAAGTGAATGGGAAATCGGTTAATAATATGACAGAAGAGGAGATAGCGGGCTGGATCTCCGCCTTAAAACAAATCCGTCCGAAACAAGTCATGATTTATACGATAGATAGGGAGACCCCGGTTAAAGCTTTGAAAAAAGCTACTAAAGAAGAATTAGATGCGATTGCAGAACGGGCCCGGAAGGAGGGTTTTGACGTGACGGTATCTTATTAA